In one Leptospira fletcheri genomic region, the following are encoded:
- a CDS encoding TetR/AcrR family transcriptional regulator: MTARKKSAKPAKTYHHGNLAETLKLLALKRLEESKDSAFTIREIAREAGVSHAAAYRHFPSHRDLLAEISKDGFIGITDAFLKAEAEARPDDPLDRLEKIGIAYVSFCVENPGYYRAMWHTDLGPKDDLLELQEAGKQSFLRLWETVLACKEKGVSDFSPEELATAAWSIVHGFSTLVNESQLVFTLGIDRGNAKEMAKTMVRLFVNGIKKRK; the protein is encoded by the coding sequence ATGACGGCTCGAAAAAAAAGCGCCAAACCGGCAAAGACCTACCACCACGGAAATTTGGCCGAAACTTTGAAACTTTTGGCCCTCAAAAGGTTGGAAGAAAGCAAGGATTCCGCGTTCACGATCAGAGAAATCGCCCGAGAAGCAGGGGTAAGTCACGCCGCTGCATACAGACATTTTCCTTCGCACCGGGATCTCTTGGCGGAAATTTCAAAGGATGGTTTTATAGGAATTACCGATGCGTTTTTAAAAGCGGAAGCGGAAGCGAGACCCGACGACCCTTTGGATCGACTGGAAAAAATCGGAATCGCTTACGTTTCGTTTTGCGTGGAAAACCCGGGATATTATCGGGCCATGTGGCATACGGATCTAGGTCCGAAAGACGATCTATTAGAATTGCAGGAAGCCGGTAAACAATCCTTCCTTCGTCTCTGGGAAACCGTCCTGGCTTGCAAGGAAAAAGGAGTTTCCGATTTTAGTCCCGAGGAACTTGCCACTGCTGCCTGGTCCATCGTCCACGGCTTTTCCACTCTCGTCAACGAGAGCCAGCTCGTCTTTACTTTAGGAATCGACAGAGGGAACGCAAAGGAAATGGCCAAAACGATGGTCCGACTCTTCGTAAACGGAATCAAAAAAAGGAAATAA
- a CDS encoding DUF423 domain-containing protein, protein MEFKSSRNFPLLLASISGFKAVALGAFGAHILKSILSQDSLSIFETGSRYQLIHSVVLLVLSIGPWFQKSSLIRLSYWFFFSGIFLFSGSLYILAISGVKILGAVTPLGGLCFLSGWALLGCAAWKNR, encoded by the coding sequence ATGGAATTCAAAAGTTCTAGAAATTTTCCTTTGTTGCTGGCTTCGATCAGCGGTTTTAAGGCTGTCGCATTGGGAGCCTTCGGTGCCCATATATTGAAATCCATTTTAAGTCAGGATTCGCTTTCCATCTTCGAGACGGGAAGTAGATACCAATTGATTCATTCCGTCGTATTGCTTGTGCTGTCCATCGGACCATGGTTTCAAAAATCGAGTTTGATCAGACTTTCCTATTGGTTCTTTTTTTCCGGTATTTTCCTATTTTCCGGTTCGCTTTACATACTCGCGATCAGTGGAGTGAAAATTTTAGGAGCCGTTACTCCTCTGGGAGGTCTTTGCTTTCTTTCCGGGTGGGCGCTTCTGGGATGTGCGGCATGGAAAAACCGATAA
- a CDS encoding TRL-like family protein, whose product MKRTVLALCFMFLSSCIYTNIKSPGWYYSQSYSDVRGMEPIGRLEGNSCGTSWLWLVYTGDESYESAVQNAIKDKADLLFDVQTDYSYRSFIFGLYFEKCTRVSGVGVKLPQRLLKKE is encoded by the coding sequence ATGAAGCGGACCGTGCTTGCTCTCTGTTTTATGTTCCTTTCCTCCTGCATTTATACGAACATCAAATCCCCCGGCTGGTATTATTCTCAAAGTTATTCGGACGTTCGCGGAATGGAACCTATCGGTCGGCTCGAGGGAAATTCCTGCGGAACGAGCTGGCTTTGGTTGGTTTATACGGGAGACGAAAGTTATGAAAGCGCCGTACAAAACGCAATCAAGGACAAAGCGGATCTCCTCTTTGACGTCCAGACGGATTACAGTTATCGTTCTTTCATCTTCGGATTGTATTTCGAGAAATGTACCCGGGTTTCCGGTGTCGGTGTTAAATTACCGCAAAGGCTTTTGAAGAAGGAATGA
- the rocD gene encoding ornithine--oxo-acid transaminase — translation MPTKSAQSYIKLESKFGAFNYEPLPVVLHRGKGIYVWDTDDKKYFDFLSAYSAVNQGHCHPRIIESLIEQAQRLTLTSRAFHNDRLGPTEKFLCETFGFDRMLPMNTGVEAAETSVKLARKWGYQVKGIPADQAKVVFASGNFWGRSLGAISASTDPNSRNQFGPFLPGFATIPYNDISALERELEDSNVAAFMIEPIQGEAGVIVPDPGYLSKCKEICKSRNVLLIFDEIQTGLGRTGKLLAGDHESVKPDLLVLGKALSGGTLPVSAVLSSDEVMLTLKPGEHGSTFGGNPLACSVAKTAVEVLLEEQLSENAEARGIEFRQEMELLQGDYPDKIKQVRGKGLLNAVEFFPGKEGSLAKKVCYDLLEKGLLAKQTHDHTIRFAPPLCINREEIGIACDKISESVRKTLDGSSG, via the coding sequence ATGCCTACGAAATCCGCACAATCGTATATAAAGCTGGAAAGCAAGTTCGGAGCGTTTAATTACGAACCGCTTCCCGTCGTATTGCACAGAGGGAAAGGGATCTACGTTTGGGATACCGATGATAAAAAATATTTTGATTTCCTGTCAGCTTATAGCGCGGTTAACCAAGGTCATTGTCATCCGCGTATTATAGAAAGTTTAATCGAGCAAGCACAGCGCTTAACTTTGACTTCTCGCGCTTTTCATAACGATCGGCTCGGTCCCACCGAGAAATTTCTCTGCGAAACCTTCGGCTTCGATCGAATGCTCCCTATGAATACGGGAGTGGAAGCCGCCGAAACGTCGGTAAAACTCGCGAGGAAATGGGGCTATCAAGTGAAGGGGATTCCCGCCGACCAAGCGAAAGTGGTATTCGCTTCCGGAAATTTTTGGGGAAGAAGCCTGGGCGCAATTTCCGCCTCTACGGATCCGAATAGTCGGAACCAATTCGGTCCTTTTCTCCCGGGCTTCGCGACAATTCCGTACAACGACATTTCGGCATTGGAAAGAGAATTAGAAGATTCGAATGTTGCTGCCTTTATGATAGAGCCGATACAGGGAGAGGCAGGGGTTATCGTTCCGGATCCCGGATACTTGAGCAAATGCAAAGAAATCTGTAAAAGTAGAAACGTCTTGTTGATTTTCGACGAAATCCAGACCGGCTTGGGTCGAACCGGCAAATTGCTCGCTGGAGATCATGAAAGCGTAAAACCGGATTTGCTTGTTTTAGGAAAGGCACTTTCGGGAGGAACCTTGCCCGTGTCCGCCGTATTATCCTCCGACGAAGTAATGTTGACCTTAAAACCCGGAGAACACGGATCCACTTTCGGAGGAAATCCTCTTGCTTGTTCCGTGGCTAAAACCGCCGTGGAAGTCTTGCTAGAAGAGCAGCTTTCGGAAAATGCGGAGGCCCGCGGGATCGAATTCAGACAAGAAATGGAATTGCTACAAGGTGACTATCCGGACAAGATCAAACAAGTCCGAGGGAAAGGTTTGTTAAACGCCGTCGAATTCTTCCCCGGAAAGGAAGGATCTCTCGCGAAAAAAGTCTGTTACGATCTCTTGGAGAAAGGACTCCTCGCAAAGCAAACCCATGATCACACGATCCGATTCGCTCCCCCCCTATGCATCAACAGGGAGGAGATAGGAATCGCCTGCGATAAGATCTCGGAATCTGTGCGTAAAACCCTTGACGGATCCTCTGGATAA